One Halosegnis longus DNA window includes the following coding sequences:
- the mvaD gene encoding phosphomevalonate decarboxylase MvaD produces the protein MKATAKAHPIQGLIKYHGMRDAERRFPYHDSISVCTAPSHSKTTAAFDESLDGDEIVIDGEAVDGRGRERVEMVVDHVRELADIDAPVRFHSQNNFPTNIGFGSSSSGFAAAAMALVEAAGLDMTRPEISTVARRGSSSAARAVTGAFSQLDAGMNDEDCRAHRIETDLEDDLRIVAAEVPAFKHTEAAHDEAEASHMFEARLAHIHQQMSDMRDALRRGDFDETFELAEHDSLSLAATTMTGPAAWVYWQPETLEIFETVRELRGEGIPVYYSTDTGASVYVNTTAEYVDRVESAIAELVPTRVWEVGGPARILDDSEALF, from the coding sequence ATGAAAGCCACCGCGAAGGCCCACCCGATTCAGGGGCTCATCAAGTACCACGGGATGCGCGACGCCGAGCGTCGCTTCCCGTATCACGACTCCATCAGCGTCTGTACGGCCCCCTCACACTCGAAGACGACCGCCGCGTTCGACGAGTCGCTCGACGGCGACGAAATCGTCATCGACGGCGAAGCCGTCGACGGTCGCGGGCGCGAGCGCGTCGAGATGGTCGTCGACCACGTCCGCGAGCTGGCCGACATCGACGCCCCCGTTCGATTCCACTCACAGAACAACTTCCCGACGAACATCGGCTTCGGCTCCTCGTCGTCCGGCTTTGCGGCCGCGGCGATGGCACTCGTGGAGGCTGCCGGGCTCGACATGACCCGGCCCGAGATTTCGACCGTCGCGCGCCGTGGTTCCTCCTCCGCTGCGCGGGCGGTGACGGGCGCGTTCTCCCAACTCGACGCCGGGATGAACGACGAGGACTGCCGTGCCCACCGCATCGAGACGGACCTCGAAGACGACCTCCGTATCGTCGCGGCGGAGGTGCCGGCGTTCAAACACACCGAGGCCGCCCACGACGAGGCCGAGGCCTCCCACATGTTCGAGGCGCGACTCGCCCACATCCACCAGCAGATGTCGGATATGCGCGACGCGCTCCGTCGCGGTGACTTCGACGAGACGTTCGAGCTGGCGGAACACGACTCGCTGTCGCTTGCCGCGACGACGATGACCGGCCCGGCCGCGTGGGTGTACTGGCAGCCCGAGACGCTGGAGATCTTCGAGACCGTCCGCGAGCTTCGCGGCGAGGGCATCCCCGTCTACTACTCGACGGATACCGGCGCGTCCGTCTACGTGAACACGACCGCCGAGTACGTCGACCGCGTGGAGAGCGCCATCGCCGAACTCGTCCCGACGCGCGTCTGGGAAGTCGGCGGTCCCGCCCGGATTCTCGACGACTCCGAGGCGCTGTTCTGA